ttaaaattacccaaaaaaaatttttcgttcaTCCTCGTACAATACGTCAAACTCAAACGAAACTAATATTATAGTAGaaacttttttgtaacttttgattttaaaatatttcgtcTAATTTGcgtagatttgaaaaataatattcatttctactttttcatttcataaatttttttatgtattatatttattgagaaTAAAACATATAAGCTGTAAATATTTGCACACAATAAAATTAGACGACATTATATTGACAAACAGTTTTTATTAACTCGATTCGTTTTATTCTAtccataaaataataaaaatttcttttatatctggatttgaaaatcatttatattatcATCAAACACTACctaactatttatttaaaaaatatatatcaactttaattaatttaaattttcccGCATATCAAACATCATCGAATTCGCTCGTTATATTGACATTAATAAGTTGTAAATTTTGGAACCGTtcgtgatattcatactgaatacattgtttacactaccactacactaacattCACCAAGTTATCGAAACCCGCATCAGTATAGTCTAGTGGAAACGGTATGTTCAGTATTGTCATGAAAATGATGTTTGTGACCTATGGCAAAAGTAACCTCAAACCTACAAGCATCTCTTCGTTgttatgaaaaacaattttatatgccgataaaataaacaaaattagatactttttcgattttttatcaCAGTACTACTTTTACGTGTacattaatttaattgaaattttttaactttattaattAAGGGAATAAACCAGGTACGCTActgatttatattatataatttggtTAACGAAAACTTATGATCCTTGGTATATTGTTATTTGAACTTTCTTTCAGATTGAAAGGATTTTTAAGCTTAGACGTGGATGTATCATACTTGGAAGTAAATCAATGCGAAACAATAAGAAATCAACAAGTGAATAATGAAATTAGCATCTTCCACGGATCTCATAAATGTCACAATTTTAGTACAAAggtaatcgattattttgaaaattttgtcgcgttctttataattataaagtgCTATAAAAAAGTTAGGctagaaattcaaaaatcatataaaagtATACAAGTAATGGAACCAATATGTTAAAAAGAATTGaccaaatttaatttcaattgtagTTCCTTGTTATTTTAAAGGTATGATTTTTCCACATACTTCATTTATCagcgtttttattttatttattcagataaaatttagtaatttttttgcgcatcattcaaaaattcaagaCTATCCTTTGTTCTAATCTATTAATTACTCCTGGAATTAAATCTCGTTCAGTACAGAAATTAAGTTGGGCGGAAATTAGAAATTCTTATCTCCTTTGGGAGATTTGCCCCCGGCTCTTTTGTGTTAATGAAGTGAGAGCTGTTCATAGTTAACACTAGATTACCTTCTCTAAAACCGCATTCGTCACATTATGTCAAAGCATGGTAAAGGCCCTGGGGTTAGttataccattttttttattcacagtGTATCTACAGATCAAATCTTAATCAAGAAACTTGGACTAGGGGAAAGTATCATTGTGTTTGCAGATCAGGATTTTATTCAGAATACCACCAAGGCATTTTTAATGGAACGTTAGTTGAAAGTGAgtatatttcatgaaaatttcaatttaaagttttcaaattaggggtacatattatttttgtattgatctTTCAGTTGCGTGGTCcgaatatttaaaaactggCAGTAAATCGTGGGAATTGATATTCCAGTGTAAAAAATGTGCTCCAGGATGTCTTTTTTGTCGAGATCCTTCACCATGCTTAGCTACATATCATTGGCCATTCaggtaaataaattaaaaatgaaaattaactaaATAGAGACTCGAAAAGGAAAATAGGATATTCAAACTAAGTTTTTGTCATACTAGAAAATGAATATGGAGGAAATTGGAGGAGTATACTAATTGATTTTCCACTTTACAGGATCACTCTTCTAACATTCTCGATAATCTGTGTGATTTGTACTATAATATTAATCCTGTATATGTACAAACACCGAAAActaaaagttttcaaagtcgCCAGCCCCATATTTCTCAGCATAACTTTATTGGGATGTGCCACAATGTACTTAGAGGTAAGTAACCCCACACAATTTAATTCACATCCCCTAActatacaaaaaacatttttctttacaGATGGCagctattttcccaattttggATCAATATTCTTGCATAGCTACAAAATGGTCTAGACATTTGGGTTTTTGCGTCACATACACCGCACTTTTGATGAAAACTTGGCGGTATGTATAAATTGATGTCAAATAAACATCTGTACTAAATTTTTTCCTGTTGTTTTTTTTAGAGTATCTCTAACTTACCGAGTAAAATCCGCTCATAAAGTGAAATTGACTGATAAACAACTATTGCAATGGATGGTACCAATCATCTTGGTAATGCTGATATATCTAGGTACCTGGACAGTATCAGATACTCCAAACACAGAAGAAATCGTCGATAACGCCGGTTTAAGATTCAAACAGTGTTTGTACAATTGGTGGGATCACAGTTTGGCTATTGGTAAGATTATTTTACCCTAAATAAACTCtgttttgtttgattattttcactttttaggtGAAGTATTATTCTTAGCTTGGGGCATAAGGGTGTGCTACAATGTTAGGAATGCAGAATCTTTATACAACGAGGCCAGATTAATTAGTTACGCCATATACAATATCGCCATTGTTAATATAATGATGATTGCATTTCAGTGAGTACTTATATTCGTTTAAGTAACTTAacacttatatttttttattactaaatgatttttatttgattttcttattatttaattacatttttattagtttcaaagAGAGACTCAAActattttgtttacttttccAGTTTATTCATCTTTCCAAGGGCCGGTCCTGACATTAAATATTTACTTGGTTTCATACGGACACAACTTTCTACAAGTACCACCATAGCATTAGTTTTTGGCCCAAAGGTAAGTtaccatataatttttttcatatttcattctACAGGGGGGtatagaaacataaaaaaatgattttttgattatgacttaataattgattattaatgtTGCAGATTATAAGGGTTCTTCGTGGTCAGGGTGATCAATGGGACAACAGAGCGAGATCGCGTGGAGTAACAGCTTCTTTTTCATTAAACGGAATTGGTCTTGTACCAGAAGAAGCACCAGATCTGTTTCAAGAAAACGAAGAACTTAAAGtgagttttttctgtttttttttttttgttattggagggttcatattttcataatttattttatcttttccacaggaagaaatacaaaaattggcTGCTCAAATCGAGTTTATGAAAATCATTCATATGGAAAGCAACAACCGGCACGTGAAACCGAAAAGCGGGGGTTATTTTTCCGTTCAAAACACCACCAGTTTAATTCATAGTCCTTTGACGAAAACAGGTCTAAATCAACCGACTAAACCACCGGATGAAATGTGACAACACCTTAAGGCTACTTACGGCCTTAGAGATGTAACGGAATCAGCGCACTACCTCAAAGAATACGTAACAGGCGTCGATTGGCTCAAAACGAGTTTTAAAGCTAAAACAAAATGCTCAGAAGAGGCAGAAGTTGTTCCTTTGTAAATATAGTAATATGTAAGAAAACAGTAATATTCAATTCAACTTCCCACATTTTATAATAATCGGTCAATTAAGAACctcaattatattgaaattataaaaaatttggtagaaacgtaaaaatattgttttactaaaaataaaattgtttataatattttttaaacaagtgacactttttatgaataaatgcTATCTATTTGATACATGGTGATGTATTGAAAACCAAAGTCAAACTAAtgattttgtaacaataaaacgtgtcactttttaatttgaacaatgtaaatagaaaattactataaaaaattcgcatttttttaaatttacttgaTCTCTATGAAAAATGACTGATTTTTATATAGTGAATAATATTAGAGAGTATGTGCTTCAAATTGTGtgatatcaaataattttaaaataacaagaTTGATAAAATTGGTGTAATCTTCAagtttattcaacaaaaatattcaatctctCACATgatttctattaataatttttttttaaattagtgaCAATATGTCATTCGGAAGGAACTTGaagaatcaattaaaaaaactcGATGTCAATATGTGTTgaatatatataacaattataTCTTAGATTTaatgtataaatttatatatttttcaaattagacTGCCAAAGAAGAGTAAACTAATTCTTAATTtgagaatattaaaattattcaggGGCTCCAGGAGTAcaataaactttttgaaataccatATTTTTCTTGCAGCTATTATAAGATGGTCGATCAATATTTTAAACTTTTCCTTCAGCATTCCACGATGAGCATATTCTAAACTACAGATGGAGTTTGTACTAGTTTCAAATAGAATATGATAAGTTTACTTTACTTTGTTAgttgaaaatagtgtgccattGTCGATATGTTCTAGAAAAACATGTTTGTGATAGATATTATATTCGGTACAAAATGTAGTCGATGAAATACgacaatacatattttttaaatgtgaaaatttttattttggaaatattaatataGATACGTATTAAATTGTTGTTATGTCtaagtattaattatttatttattttatggagaaaaatatataatatattgcggaagaaaataacttttcctATGTTTTTAGCTTTTTTGTTATGTATACAAATTTTCAGTAGcaaaattatataagaattgttttctcttttcACTCTGTACATTCGAGTAATACTGTTAATAtctataaatgttttatatttatattgttttgaatatatatatatatatatatatatatatatatatatatatatatatatatatatatatatatatatatatatatatattacccattgaagaaaaaagatatatattcctatgaaaaatgttgaataaatgtgtttacataaaaataaacaatcttTAATATCGTCCCACCTGATATCATTACCATGTAGATGCTATTTTCTGTcactgaagaaaaaaaacatgaaacgttaataacttcataaataattatatacatattaatTAGGTATTATTAACAAATCGCCCTATGAGAATACTCTCCTGTTTTTTATCCCACCTGGTTTGAAAAGGTTGGggtgaagaattgaaaaatataaaccttcgaaaggtttgttccaacctgctagtcgGGACCGTTCTCggaacggttattggaagcgtttatagatattttctgcacAAACTCCGGCTATGCacggttcttgtaacagtacttgttatgaaccaagtatcgaaaagattGTCCCTGAAACGATTCACAACGATCCctaagtcggttggaacacaaaTAAGAATCGTTCTTATAACGGTAAACgcccggttggaacacgtaatctctattgcgcagaatggTCACCATACCAAGGACAGTTTTTTGATGAGTTGGAACGAACCTGATAATTTTCGTAGAGACTTCTTTCTACATAACAAAACGGCCTTTGTCATTGATggcttttttttcaaaaacagtcATTTGGCTTTAAATACAGTCTATATAAACCGTCGTTTACGTTTAGAAACGTCGTTAAAGAGTctattttcttgttaaattaactcaaaactttgaataattatttaatcactaaaaaattattttgtatatttacgGAAATAGTATGACTATCAGAACGTCTAAGAGAATCTTCGGTACTTACTAATTTAGGGGGGGGGAgtatgtttaatttttattttttaattataaagtttAAACAATGGAAACAAAATTCATTAACAAAAAGAACCTAATTTCCTATTTAAGAGACagttggaaatttttttttgatagatgGCGTTAGCTACGCATTTTGCATTAATGCTTGACTAAAGAATAcctaagtttttttttcacgcGATGGCGGGTTGGTAATATTCAACATAAACCATCCTTTTTACCAATACAAACATTCATTGAGTTGGGTGTATTATGTGCTAAGCataaagatttaatttttaagaaaatattgaaatctcTATCACCTCACTTAGGGAGATAATTTTGATGAAGAATAAGAGGCTTAACTGGTATTGACTCAAATATTAATGCGAAATGCTGCGTAGCTATCGAAAATTAAAAACTCTAAATTAATAACTATCTATGATCACATATTTAACGAGATTTTTTGAATTGAAGGATATTGCGTGTTGAAAAATAGTTcgtttaatttttgagaaaaaattaaatatcccCCATTTATTTCCCCCATCCCCCATAAGGTTAGGTTAAGAGCTCTATGAATTAATAACTGTCTATAACTTTGATGCTTTGTTGTAGGAAACTCACCaatcacatttattatataGGATTGTCTCTTACAAAACCAAAACATTTTGAcagtaaattttcttttcttaatatttataacataatcATACAGTGTGGGGAGACTGAATGgattagaatttattatttcagtcaatctacaataattatagaaaatccTGAAACtcatcaaattcaaattataaattgactTTCTTAATAGATGAGATTTCTAACTGATGATAGGATGTAGAAAGTTTAGAAAACCAAATCTTATTCTTGTTTTACATTAATTATAAACATGTGTTACTTCATTATTTAGATACCTATTTATGACATTCTACTATAaccataattattatatttatatagtttctTACATTCGCTTAGttctttataaaatttcaatttttctttcaaatctactatctttaaacaaatttatttaactaatttgatacataatattaattatatccTAGAGTTATCTTTTAGAGCATATCTATGTATTTCCTATGTATTATAATATGTGCTAAGATAAAAAATACGAGCccacatttttaaattatctttttcacttaatttcttTAGTATATTCGTATTGATATCTTGATACAAATTTACAAAACTTACAAAGGATCAAAGGGAATTTATATAAAGAtacgaaaatgaattttgaagtaGTGATAAATGTAAATAGTACGAcgagagagaatgaaaaaaaagacTTAAGAAAATAGATAGGAGAGGTATAGAAAAAGTTTGTTATCTAGAAGGAAGAACAATTTATGAAGCAATGGATAACAAACTTTGTAAGTTCACTGTAAATGTACAAAGAGATAAAGATATCTAATTATTTAtgtagaaaagaaaaaacaatataaatccAACTTGTTACAAAAGAatggaagaaaagaaaaaagattcaGAGAACATGACGAATTGGGAGTATTTATTACATCATAAGTCTAGAAAGAAACGGTATAACAATTGAAATATGAGATAAATCAATGTTATAGAGAAATGTACAAcggaaataaagataaaaatgaaaattattaatggGTGACCTTCTAGATGATATCAAAGCATGGATTATAATACAAAGGAAATGattagatatattttaaaaaataatactaataataataataagagaaATATTACACATCAGTCaattatacaaatttgtttAGGGtcgataaatgaaaataattaaaatgctagaatataaaaaaactacacAAATATGATAATTATGGGTAGAGTAAAATGTCATAGCAGATATATAATTAATGAGATTACTGTAATGAACATTAAATCCTAATTATGTACATAGATtatataataaagtaatattacatattataataaatgtaaaatgatctttatctttattataTATGTAGACACAAATGGATGAAGTTATACCAACCTTTCAGacacttttcataaaaaacaggTTTTC
The sequence above is drawn from the Diorhabda carinulata isolate Delta chromosome 6, icDioCari1.1, whole genome shotgun sequence genome and encodes:
- the LOC130894988 gene encoding probable G-protein coupled receptor CG31760, whose product is MGKKDLSWKSYTLTTTILINFVLGGGNAHVRKKDIESSLQDIHDVAIASLGDFCNNQQFKSLTVPLDTLKFESIRQKADLAATLLQDLGVAHHNGLQDAISKNLIITDKSVLSSRILAINASTGSIVNCAWWQKQISDIGEPKKISDTGMESGQRPNSEYPWYEDADSSPGVRSPKFIESPPNVAYKGWWTFPYYSCSNRKWIVSYSVPIPPPGRRGLKGFLSLDVDVSYLEVNQCETIRNQQVNNEISIFHGSHKCHNFSTKCIYRSNLNQETWTRGKYHCVCRSGFYSEYHQGIFNGTLVEIAWSEYLKTGSKSWELIFQCKKCAPGCLFCRDPSPCLATYHWPFRITLLTFSIICVICTIILILYMYKHRKLKVFKVASPIFLSITLLGCATMYLEMAAIFPILDQYSCIATKWSRHLGFCVTYTALLMKTWRVSLTYRVKSAHKVKLTDKQLLQWMVPIILVMLIYLGTWTVSDTPNTEEIVDNAGLRFKQCLYNWWDHSLAIGEVLFLAWGIRVCYNVRNAESLYNEARLISYAIYNIAIVNIMMIAFHLFIFPRAGPDIKYLLGFIRTQLSTSTTIALVFGPKIIRVLRGQGDQWDNRARSRGVTASFSLNGIGLVPEEAPDLFQENEELKEEIQKLAAQIEFMKIIHMESNNRHVKPKSGGYFSVQNTTSLIHSPLTKTGLNQPTKPPDEM